Proteins from one Pongo abelii isolate AG06213 chromosome 19, NHGRI_mPonAbe1-v2.0_pri, whole genome shotgun sequence genomic window:
- the PSMB3 gene encoding proteasome subunit beta type-3: MSIMSYNGGAVMAMKGKNCVAIAADRRFGIQAQMVTTDFQKIFPMGDRLYIGLAGLATDVQTVAQRLKFRLNLYELKEGRQIKPYTLMSLVANLLYEKRFGPYYTEPVIAGLDPKTFKPFICSLDLIGCPMVTDDFVVSGTCAEQMYGMCESLWEPNMDPEHLFETISQAMLNAVDRDAVSGMGVIVHIIEKDKITTRTLKARMD, encoded by the exons ATG TCTATTATGTCCTATAACGGAGGGGCCGTCATGGCCATGAAGGGGAAGAACTGTGTGGCCATCGCTGCAGACAGGCGCTTCGGGATCCAGGCCCAGATGGTGACCACGGACTTCCAGAAGATCTTTCCCATGGGTGACCGGCTGTACATCGGTCTGGCCGGGCTCGCCACTGACGTCCAGACAGT TGCCCAGCGCCTCAAGTTCCGGCTGAACCTGTATGAGTTGAAGGAAGGTCGGCAGATCAAACCTTATACCCTCATGAGCCTGGTGGCCAACCTCTTGTATGAGAAACG GTTTGGCCCCTACTACACTGAGCCAGTCATTGCCGGGTTGGACCCGAAGACCTTTAAGCCCTTCATTTGCTCTCTAGACCTCATCGGGTGCCCCATGGTGACTGACGACTTTGTGGTCAGTGGCACCTGCGCCGAACAAATGTACGGAATGTGTGAGTCCCTCTGGGAGCCCAACATG GATCCGGAACACCTGTTTGAAACCATCTCCCAAGCCATGCTGAATGCTGTGGACCGGGATGCAGTGTCAGGCATGGGAGTCATTGTCCACATCAT CGAGAAGGACAAAATCACCACCAGGACACTGAAGGCCCGAATGGACTAA
- the PIP4K2B gene encoding phosphatidylinositol 5-phosphate 4-kinase type-2 beta isoform X2, with the protein MLMPDDFKAYSKIKVDNHLFNKENLPSRFKFKEYCPMVFRNLRERFGIDDQDYQNSVTRSAPINSDSQGRCGTRFLTTYDRRFVIKTVSSEDVAEMHNILKKYHQFIVECHGNTLLPQFLGMYRLTVDGVETYMVVTRNVFSHRLTVHRKYDLKGSTVAREASDKEKAKDLPTFKDNDFLNEGQKLHVGEESKKNFLEKLKRDVEFLAQLKIMDYSLLVGIHDVDRAEQEEMEVEERAEDEECENDGVGGNLLCSYGTPPDSPGNLLSFPRFFGPGEFDPSVDVYAMKSHESSPKKEVYFMAIIDILTPYDTKKKAAHAAKTVKHGAGAEISTVNPEQYSKRFNEFMSNILT; encoded by the exons ATGCTAATGCCAGATGACTTCAAAGCCTACAGCAAGATCAAGGTGGACAATCATCTCTTCAATAA GGAGAACCTGCCCAGCCGCTTTAAGTTTAAGGAGTATTGCCCCATGGTGTTCCGAAACCTTCGGGAGAGGTTTGGGATTGATGATCAGGATTACCAG AATTCAGTGACGCGCAGCGCCCCCATCAACAGTGACAGCCAGGGCCGGTGTGGCACGCGTTTCCTCACCACCTACGACCGGCGCTTTGTCATCAAGACTGTGTCCAGCGAGGACGTGGCAGAGATGCACAACATCTTAAAGAAATACCACCAG ttTATAGTGGAGTGTCATGGCAACACCCTTTTGCCACAGTTCCTGGGCATGTACCGCCTGACCGTGGATGGTGTGGAAACCTACATGGTGGTTACCAGGAACGTGTTCAGCCATCGGCTCACTGTGCATCGCAAGTATGACCTCAAG GGTTCTACGGTTGCCAGAGAAGCGAGCGACAAAGAGAAG GCCAAGGACTTGCCAACATTCAAAGACAATGACTTCCTCAATGAAGGGCAGAAGCTGCACGTGGGAGAGGAGAGTAAAAAGAACTTCTTGGAGAAACTGAAGCGGGATGTTGAG TTCTTGGCACAGCTGAAGATCATGGACTACAGCCTGCTGGTGGGCATCCACGACGTGGACCGGGCAGAGCAGGAGGAGATGGAGGTGGAGGAGCGGGCAGAGGACGAGGAGTGTGAGAATGATGGGGTGGGCGGCAACCTACTCTGCTCCTATGGCACACCTCCGGACAGCCCTGGCAACCTCCTCAGCTTTCCTCGGTTCTTTGGTCCTGGGGAATTCGACCCCTCTGTTGATGTCTATGCCATGAAAAGCCATGAAA GTTCCCCCAAGAAGGAGGTGTATTTCATGGCCATCATCGATATCCTCACGCCATACGATACGAAGAAGAAAGCTGCACATGCTGCCAAAACGGTGAAGCATGGG GCAGGGGCCGAGATCTCGACTGTGAACCCTGAGCAGTACTCCAAACGCTTCAACGAGTTTATGTCCAACATCCTGACGTAG